The following coding sequences are from one Kogia breviceps isolate mKogBre1 chromosome X, mKogBre1 haplotype 1, whole genome shotgun sequence window:
- the LOC131747763 gene encoding zinc finger X-linked protein ZXDB-like: protein MDAEMEIPRLLPARGSRQGGGAGSPGGGGRIHGGPDPRAGQAPARRLLLLRGPQDGGPGLQREEARAASPGLGPSPLVPRPDHAGGGGGGGGGGGGGGGDDDFFLVLLDPVGGDVDSTGASQALGPLRREEAGLGPRFQGHESGANPEGRPAPGPSCLSAIRAPVPALAPIPAPGLGPAAAFAGTVTIHNQNLLLRFENGVFTLATPPPPAWAPGVAPAPQPGGLIAPQAGIPHAAQPGDCPELPPDLLLAERAEPAPAPALQEEAEGPVAAESPRGPLGQGQGVVLYLCPEAQCGQTFAKKHQLKVHLLTHSSSQGQRPFKCPLGGCGWTFTTSYKLKRHLQSHDKLRPFGCPAEGCGKSFTTVYNLKAHMKGHEQENSFKCEVCEETFPTQAKLSAHQRSHFEPERPYQCAFSGCKKTFITVSALFSHNRAHFREQELFSCSFPGCSKQYDKACRLKIHLRSHTGERPFLCDFEGCGWNFTSMSKLLRHKRKHDDDRRFMCPVEGCGKSFTRAEHLKGHSITHLGTKPFACPVEGCCARFSARSSLYIHSKKHLQDVDTGKSRCPVSTCNKLFTSKHSMKTHMAKRHNLRQDLLAQLEAANSLTPSSELTNQGQNDLSDAELVSLFSDVPGNSSAAVLDTALVNSGILTIDVASVNSTLAGKLPANNNNNSLGQAVDPQALMATSDLPQSLDTSLFFGTTAAGFQQSPLDTDDVSSLSAGPLGSLSSLAMKTSSQEPQALTPSSKLTVDTDALTPSSTLCENSVSELLPPTKTEWNVHPDSDFFGQEEETQFAFSNPAGNHGSQKETDLITVTGSSFLV, encoded by the coding sequence ATGGACGCGGAGATGGAAATCCCAAGGCTGCTCCCGGCTCGCGGGTCGCGACAGGGCGGCGGCGCTGGCAGCCCCGGGGGCGGCGGCCGGATCCACGGAGGTCCTGACCCGCGGGCCGGCCAGGCCCCCGCGCGCCGCCTCCTGCTGCTCCGGGGCCCCCAAGATGGCGGGCCCGGGCTGCAGCGTGAGGAGGCCCGCGCGGCCTCCCCGGGCCTGGGCCCAAGCCCGTTGGTGCCGAGGCCCGATCacgctggcggcggcggcggcggcggcggcggcggcggcggcggcggcggcgacgatGACTTCTTCCTGGTGCTGCTGGACCCGGTGGGTGGAGACGTAGATTCCACGGGCGCCAGCCAGGCCTTAGGGCCCCTACGGAGGGAGGAGGCCGGGCTGGGCCCACGGTTCCAGGGGCACGAAAGCGGCGCGAACCCCGAGGGCCGCCCTGCGCCGGGCCCCAGCTGCCTGTCCGCTATCCGCGCCCCGGTCCCGGCCCTGGCCCCGATCCCCGCCCCAGGCCTGGGCCCCGCCGCGGCCTTCGCGGGCACCGTCACCATTCACAACCAAAACCTGCTGTTGCGCTTCGAGAACGGCGTCTTCACCCTGGCCACGCCCCCGCCGCCAGCCTGGGCGCCTGGGGTCGCCCCTGCCCCGCAGCCCGGGGGTCTGATCGCCCCGCAAGCGGGGATCCCGCACGCTGCGCAGCCTGGCGACTGTCCCGAGCTGCCGCCCGACCTCCTGCTGGCCGAGCGGGCCGAACCCGCTCCCGCCCCAGCGCTCCAGGAGGAGGCGGAGGGCCCGGTTGCTGCTGAGAGTCCCCGCGGGCCGCTAGGCCAGGGCCAGGGCGTGGTGCTGTACCTGTGTCCTGAGGCGCAGTGCGGACAAACCTTTGCCAAGAAGCACCAGCTGAAGGTGCACCTGCTGACGCACAGCAGCAGCCAGGGCCAGCGGCCCTTCAAGTGCCCCCTGGGCGGTTGCGGCTGGACCTTCACCACCTCGTACAAGCTCAAGAGGCACCTGCAGTCACACGACAAACTGAGGCCCTTTGGCTGCCCGGCAGAGGGCTGTGGCAAGAGCTTCACCACGGTGTATAACCTCAAAGCACACATGAAGGGCCATGAGCAGGAGAACTCATTCAAATGCGAGGTGTGTGAGGAGACCTTCCCCACGCAGGCGAAACTCAGCGCCCACCAGCGCAGCCACTTCGAGCCCGAGAGACCCTACCAGTGCGCGTTTTCGGGCTGCAAGAAGACGTTTATCACAGTGAGTGCCCTGTTTTCCCATAACCGCGCCCACTTCAGGGAACAAGAACTCTTTTCCTGCTCTTTTCCTGGCTGCAGCAAACAGTACGACAAGGCTTGTAGGTTGAAAATTCACCTTCGGAGCCACACTGGTGAGAGACCGTTCCTTTGTGACTTTGAGGGCTGCGGCTGGAACTTCACCAGCATGTCCAAACTCCTAAGGCACAAAAGGAAGCACGACGATGACCGGAGGTTCATGTGTCCTGTAGAAGGCTGTGGGAAATCTTTCACGAGGGCCGAACATCTGAAAGGCCACAGCATAACCCACCTGGGCACAAAGCCTTTTGCGTGCCCCGTGGAAGGCTGCTGTGCCAGGTTCTCTGCTCGCAGTAGTCTCTACATTCACTCCAAGAAACACTTGCAGGATGTGGACACTGGGAAAAGCCGATGCCCAGTCTCCACTTGTAATAAACTCTTCACATCCAAGCACAGCATGAAGACCCACATGGCCAAAAGGCACAACCTGCGCCAGGATCTCTTAGCTCAGCTAGAAGCTGCAAATTCTCTTACGCCCAGCAGTGAACTTACCAACCAGGGACAGAATGACCTCAGTGATGCGGAGCTTGTGTCTCTCTTCTCTGATGTGCCCGGTAATAGTTCTGCTGCAGTATTGGACACCGCATTGGTGAACTCTGGGATCTTGACTATTGATGTGGCTTCTGTGAACTCAACTCTGGCAGGGAAGCTCCCTgcgaataataataataattccctaGGGCAGGCGGTGGACCCTCAGGCCTTGATGGCCACCAGTGACCTTCCTCAAAGTCTGGATACCTCACTCTTCTTTGGAACGACAGCCGCTGGTTTTCAGCAGAGTCCCTTAGATACGGATGATGTCTCAAGTCTAAGTGCGGGGCCGTTGGGATCTCTGAGCTCTTTGGCTATGAAAACCTCGAGTCAAGAGCCCCAAGCTTTGACCCCCAGCAGTAAGCTAACAGTAGACACAGATGCTCTGACTCCTTCGAGCACCCTTTGTGAAAACAGTGTCTCGGAACTACTGCCGCCAACCAAAACGGAATGGAACGTACATCCTGACTCTGACTTCTTTGGACAGGAGGAAGAAACCCAGTTTGCATTCTCCAATCCAGCAGGAAACCATGGGTCTCAGAAAGAAACAGATCTTATCACAGTGACTGGCAGCTCATTTTTGGTATGA